The Pseudophryne corroboree isolate aPseCor3 chromosome 10, aPseCor3.hap2, whole genome shotgun sequence DNA segment tctgattttccatgaggatagagctgagttgcggacttgtcttcaatttttgcctaaggtggtttcctcttttcatatgaaccaacctattgtggtgcctgtggctacaagggacctggtggattccgagtccctagatgtagtcagggctttgaaaatttatgtagccagaacggctcgggttaggaaaacagaggctctgtttgtcctgtatgcaggcaaaaaggttggcgctcctgcttctaagcagactattgctcgctggatctgtaacacgattcagcaggctcattctacggctggattgccgttaccaaattcggtaaaggcccattccactaggaaggtgggctcttcttgggcggctgcccgaggcgtctcggcattacagctttgccgagcagctacttggtcgggttcaaacactttcgctaaattctacaagtttgataccctagctgatgaggacctcatgtatgctcaatcggtgctgcagagtcatccgcactctcccgcccattttggagctttggtataatccccatggtccttacggagtccccagcatcctctaggacgtaagagaaaatagattttaaacctaccggtaaatctttttctcctagtccgtagaggatactcggcgcccgtcccagtgcggacaacattctgcaagacttgtatatagttactgctTGCATAGGGGTTATGTTACAAgtttgttcagtctttgactgatgatgttctgtttcatactgttgactggttcgtatattccaggttatacggtgtggatggtgtgggctggtgtgaatcttgcccttggattaacaaaatctttcctcgtactgtccgtctccactgggcacagtttctctaactgaggtctggaggaggggcatagagggaggagccagtgcacacccattctaaagttctttgtagtgcccatgtctcctgcggagcccgtcttttccccatggtccttacggagtccccagcatcctctacggactaggagaaaaagatttaccggtaggtttaaaatcttattattgtcacAGGCTGTGACTGAGGACGTATAATAATCAGGATTATTTAATAGCAATGTACAAACGACCCATCGCACCCCACCAAATCCGATCTATATTTATCAATGCAATCATCTCTTTCTATAATTTTCTCTGTGAACCGCCTGTGATCAATAGTCATTGCAATTTATATTTTTACAGCAAATCCCCAAAGCCGGAGGCTCCGAAAGACAAAGGAAAGCAGCCCCGCATTTGGGGGGGCAAAACCTCCAACACCAAAGAGCTAGACTACAGCAAACCTACAACCAATggcagcacagaggagccggcGGTACCCGACGACGACCTTGAAGCGCTGGTGAGGGGTGGCTCCGGTGTGGTTAGGGGGCTGTATGAGTTATTTGCCTCCAGCGGTGTATCTGTTATATGGCTTCTGCATTTATGTCTCTTACAGAGGTCCCGAAGCGGTCTGATGTCTGGAAACCCCCCTGACGTGGAGTATGAGAGTAGcagcgaggaggaggaggaggaagaagacctTCCTTATGTTAATACCAAAGCTGCAGCGGCACCAGCCAAGGCCAGGTAATAtgaatgtgtatataatatactaCAGATGCCTGTGACAATAGATCACCGCCGTCTTTCTACCGCCAGTGCTAAGAAGAGCAGCTTCGGAGGTATGTTTGGGATGTTGAAGGGCCTGGTGGGGGCAAAGAGTCTAACCTTGGAAGACATGGAACCTGTTCTAGAGAAGATGAAGGATCACCTGATAGGTGGGTAAAAGTCTTTAAATATTTAGTTTAATTCCATTCTAGTTTCTAGCTAATGAATCACAACCCAGGAGGGGTGGGGAAAGTGCAACAGGGTCATGCCACAACGTGACCATAAAATAAATTCCAGGGGCAACAATTTTACTACTCTTCACACATGGGTCTACTCAACCTGGTATTAGCAGTTTGGAGACAGGGGCCCCCAAAGGTCCCAGTGTCTTCTCATATTGGGGCAGCCTCATGGTGGGTTGGGTTTCCACCATGCCACCCCACCCTCTGCACTTGTCCTTCTATGACTGAGCTGGAAGTTTTGACCTCTCCCATCCAGACTTCTAGGGCTTTTCCTCTGAGCTCCAGGATGTTTTGCCAGATCCAAGGCGTGGAGCCCAAACATCATTGATGGCCAAAGGTTACTGAGCTCCGCTGCAGCTCTTTGTCTCCGACTCTCTCTCGTTCATCAGGATCTATCCTGTACCGCTGGGAGAGCCTTTGGCATAACCTGTCCCGGGACTGGGATCATCAGCCTAATACTGTTGAACCCTCCCGAACACAAGGCTGTGTCAGGCTTCATTTATACGTTTCCGCAGCAGCTAGAAGCCCCTGATTCTGTAGTGTGACACCAAAAGGCCCCACACATCCCCACCAAATAAGCGTTTCTTCATCTTACATCTGTACTTATACATTTATAGTCACAAGGCGCTGTACTAGCATGCAAGAAGACCATTCCTATAGCATGTGTGGGGAGAAGAGAAGGGAATCCCCACATCTAGCACCTTGCTCATGTTTAATGCCTGACTAGGTCTTGTAGTTGGGTGCTGATGTCCCCATTCTTGACTTCACCATTCTTCCATTATATCCTTATAGCAAAGAATGTGGCAGCTGACATCGCCTTGCAGCTCTGTGATTCCGTGGCCAAGAGACTGGAAGGAAAAGTCATGGGAACGTTCTCCAGTAAGTCTGAGCCTTGCGGACAGGTGATGGATGGGCCGTGCTGTACTTTTTTTTTAGTCCTGATCTCAGGGACTGCTAATAAGGCAGATGTTACGATATCCAATCGTGATGCTGAACTTAAGGAACGTTGcttaaaaaaacacattttttacTAGGTCTTATTTAAATTGCCCGTTTCTTGTTGGAAATTAAATTGTTTTTGCAAACTGGGTAAAGGTGACCTCCTACTTATAATCGGAGGTCCAGGAAAATGAGCATGAATTGTAGCAAGCTGGATCACTGAAACAAGCAACAAAAAGCCCCCAAATTGATTTATGTGGGGGGCAGGATTAATTAAGGGGTTGTCCATCAGTGGAGATCTCCAATGATTTATCCTTCTCCAGTTAACTGATAAAGTTACCTGGACGTCCGCCATTTATATCTGGAGAATGCTTGCTAAGGGATGTACAAGTGAGTTGAGGAAGCTGATTGGACACGCTGGCTAGGCTCACCCAATCAGCTTCCCCAACAACACTGCCTGTAGAGCAGCCCAGCTGGTCACTCTTGGGATTACTCTGAAGGGTAGGAAGTGGGGGTTTTCCTATGTTGTGTTTTAAGCAATATTTCTTACCTGGACTCTTTGGAACTGACCTCTTGCCCTGTGTCTGACACTAGCTGTGACCTCTGCGGTGAAGCAAGCTTTGCAGGAGTCCCTTGTGCAGATCTTGCAGCCGAAGCGCAGGGTTGATGTCTTGCGTGATGTCATGGAGTCACAGCGAATGCGTCGCCCATATGTCATCACTTTCTGTGGAGTTAATGGAGTGGGGAAGTCCACCAACCTGGCCAAAGTAAGTGATTctcatctatgtgtgtgtgtgtgttgtccccTCTCAGTTCTGTCCTCACTCACGATCCTGTGTTCTGGCTGCAGATCTCTTTCTGGCTGATAGAGAATAATTATAGCGTTCTCATAGCGGCTTGTGACACATTCCGAGCCGGGGCGGTGGAGCAACTGCGCACTCACACAAGACGCCTTAATTCCTTGCACCCTCCTGAGAAGCACAGTGGGCGGAGCATGGTGCAGCTCTACGAGAAGGGGTACGGCAAGGATGCGGCTGGCATTGCCATGGAAGCCATATCTTACGGTAAGAACCTTGTGCGGAAGTTATACTCTTGTCCCGGCACACGGCTCGGTCACTCattgtcctgtccccctgcagctcGGAACCAGAGCTTTGATGTGGTGCTGGTGGACACGGCTGGCCGCATGCAGGACAATGCACCTCTGATGACCGCGCTGGCTAAACTCATCGCTGTCAATATGCCCGACCTTGTCCTCTTCGTCGGAGAAGCCTTAGTTGGGAACGAGGCGGTGGACCAGCTGGTGAGTTGTTGCCTAATTGCCTTTGTACGTAATTAATGGTTTAGATCTTACGCTTAGGGTTAAATTTATTAAGCAGCGCTTTTCAAAGCTGCATCATCCCATGCtgctggatttaaaggggcaattCCAATCCGTACACAACACACCTGGGATTGAATTGAACCTGTTTGCCCTTTAAATCCAGCGTCTGAAGATGCAACGGGTAAATTCATCCTCCGGACTGATGATCTTCTGTGTCTtgtagatatacactgctcaaaaaaataaagggaacacttaaacagcacaatgtaactccaaatcaatcacacttctgtgaaatcaaattgtccacttaggaagcaacactgattgacaatcaatttcacatgctgttgtgcaaatggaatagacagcaggtggaaattataggcaattagcaagacacccccaataaaggagttgttctgcaggtggtgaccacagaccacttctcagctcctatgctttctggctgatgttttggtcacttttgaaagctggcggtgctttcactctagtggtagcatgagatggagtctacaacgcacacaagtggctcaggtagtgcagctcatccaggatggcacatcaatgcgagctgttgcaagaaggtttgctgtgtctgtcagcgtagtgtccagagcatggaggcgctaccaggagacaggccagtacatcag contains these protein-coding regions:
- the SRPRA gene encoding signal recognition particle receptor subunit alpha, translating into MLDFFTIFSKGGIVLWCFQGVQGSFSGPVNALIRSVILQERGGNNCYNHDSLTLKYKLDNQFELVFVVGYQKILTLTYVDKLIDDVHREFRDKYRNQIQQNGALGLLNGSFDFKDDFSFLLRTAEESGKSRSPAAMKTFKQSEKSRKTVKSMIEKPGDKAKENNKKNKASKKENTAPEVITASNKGTKANAPASAVEELTSEEAVQRKREEFFKKRMKTGDKASKSPKPEAPKDKGKQPRIWGGKTSNTKELDYSKPTTNGSTEEPAVPDDDLEALRSRSGLMSGNPPDVEYESSSEEEEEEEDLPYVNTKAAAAPAKASAKKSSFGGMFGMLKGLVGAKSLTLEDMEPVLEKMKDHLIAKNVAADIALQLCDSVAKRLEGKVMGTFSTVTSAVKQALQESLVQILQPKRRVDVLRDVMESQRMRRPYVITFCGVNGVGKSTNLAKISFWLIENNYSVLIAACDTFRAGAVEQLRTHTRRLNSLHPPEKHSGRSMVQLYEKGYGKDAAGIAMEAISYARNQSFDVVLVDTAGRMQDNAPLMTALAKLIAVNMPDLVLFVGEALVGNEAVDQLVKFNKALADHSMSEKPRLIDGIVLTKFDTIDDKVGAAISMTYITGQPIVFVGTGQTYCDLRSLNVKAVVAALMKA